One genomic segment of Plasmodium vivax chromosome 9, whole genome shotgun sequence includes these proteins:
- a CDS encoding translation initiation factor eIF-1A, putative (encoded by transcript PVX_092775A): MPKNKGKGGKNRRRGKNDNEGEKRELLYKEEDQEYAQVLRMLGNGRLEAHCFDGVKRLCHIRGKMRKRVWINSGDIILVSLRDYQDSKADVIAKYTPDEARSLKTHGELPETAKINETDIFDDDGQNGVEFLDDESDEEAQEEMNNARKLEIEDI, encoded by the exons ATGCCAAAGAATAAAG gtaagggaggaaaaaacagaaggagaggaaaaaatgacaacgaaggggagaagcgggagcTGCTGTACAAGGAGGAAGACCAAG AATACGCACAAGTGTTAAGGATGTTGGGGAATGGCCGATTGGAGGCCCACTGCTTTGATGGGGTGAAGCGACTGTGTCATATTAG ggggaaaatgagaaagaggGTTTGGATCAACTCCGGTGACATCATTTTAGTATCCCTGCGGGACTATCAAGACAGCAAGGCGGATGTCATTGCAAA ATACACACCTGACGAGGCAAGGAGCCTGAAAACGCACGGAGAATTGCCCGAAACGGCCAAAATTAACGAAACGGACATTTTCGATGACGACGGACAGAACGGAGTCGAATTTTTGGACGATGAATCTGACGAGGAGGCCCAGGAGGAAATGAACAACGCGAGGAAATTGGAAATAGAAGAC atATAA